The region CGGCGGCAGCTCGAAAGGCTCACCGGCCAGTTGCGCCTTGGCGCGCGTGATGCGCTGAGCGATGGTGGCCTCTTTGGCGAACAGGGCGCGCGCGATTTCCGCCACCGAGAGTCCGGCCACCAGGCGCAAGGTGAGTGCCCATTGCGCCTCGCGCGCCAACTTGGGGTGGCAGGCGATGAACATCAACCGCAACGCGTCGTCGCCCACCTGGTCAGCCTCATTGGCCAGCAACAGGTCCAGCGGGTCGGGCGCGACGTGGGCCGCGCGCGCATCGGCGTCATCGCCCAGCGCCTGCTGTTCCCGCGCCGCCATCTGCGCATGGCGCATGCGGTCCAGCAGGCGGTGCTTCGCGACAGTCATCAGCCAAGCGCCGGGGCGTTCAGGCCAGCCCTCGGATGGCCAACGTTGCATCGCGGCCACCAGCGCGTCCTGCACGCAGTCTTCGGCCAAAGCCAGATCGGCACCTGCGCGTAGCAGAGCCCCGATAAGGTGTGTGGCTTCCAGGCGCCAGACGGCCTCGATGGGAGGCGTCATCTGCCTTGCTTGATGGTGGCCAGCTGTTCGCGGATGATGCGCTCGGCATCTTCGGGGGGAAGGTCGATGCCGCCCATCAGCGGGCGCACCTCGATGCAGCAGGGCTGGCCAGGGAACGGCGCCGGAAAGCGCTGCGCCCAGGCCAGCGCCTCGTCGTGCGACCGCACCTCGATCAGCGTGTAGCCGGCAATCAGCTCCTTGGTCTCGGCAAAGGGACCATCCATGACGCTCGCCTGGCCGGCGGCGTCGTACTGCACGCGAAATCCCTGACTGCTGGGCTGCAGGCCGGCACCGTCGAGCAGCACGCCGGCCTTGGCCATCTCGTCGTGGAAGGCCATCATGCGCGGCACGAGCGTAGGGTCATCAGGGAAGTCGCCAGCCTCACTCATTGCGGTGGCGCGAACTTGGATCATGTAACGGGGCATGGAAATCTCCTGGGTTGGTTGAACTTATACGACGAATGGCGGTGGCGCATTTCGACAGGCCCCTCCGATTTAGGGGGGTCACAACTGCGATCAACCGCTAACCGGCGGCGCGGCCAGGACAGTGAATGTCTCTTCTGGTCGGTTGTTGAGGCAAGTCCGGGCCAACTGCAGTCGCTGGCCGATGACCGCAATCAGGCAGTGAGTTGGTAGACTGTAGTGGGACGAAGCCGGGTATGGCCAGTGGGATAGACCGAACGAGTTTGGCCCCTGGTTCGAAGTTGATCGCCTTGAGATATAAAGTGGACTGAGTAGTGAAAATTCCCTTAAAGAGAGTCGCAATCGCCATTGTTGTCACTGCTAACGCAGCTATGGCCGTTGCTGCAGAAAGAGAAGCCGGCGCATTGTTGCAGTCTGGAGAATGGCGACAAGACGTTGGCAGCTATGGCGTGCCTCAACAATTCGAGAAATTGAAACCGGCCAAATGGCCAAAGGATCTTTGGTACTCACTTAAAGTCAAAGACGGTGCGTTGCATGTTCAGGCTCAAAAATCAAATATAGATTGGCTAAACACTATCGTCCGTCAGATACCTGTCGCGGACGACCAAGGGATTTTGGAACCAAGGGAAAGTGAAGAATACGATCCAACAATGTATCTGAGGGTGCCCGCCGTTGTACTCAAGGAGGGGCCGCATCCTTTGTATATATTCAAGAATGGGACACCGACGCTTTTGCCTGAACTGGACTATCAGTATCAGTTGGTACTTGATAAGACGCCCTTCAAAATGCGGGTGCAGAACGGCTTAAAGGGCAAGAATGGCGAGCCATACGGCGAAGGTGCGACTTACTTCATTGAGTACGATGGCAAAAAATTTGAGTATCCGCTCGGATATTATGGATGGGCTTCGAAAGTCATGGGCATCGCGGACATTGATGGTGATGGCTTTCCAGATTTCATAATCTATATCGACGGATCC is a window of Rhodoferax lithotrophicus DNA encoding:
- a CDS encoding YciI family protein: MPRYMIQVRATAMSEAGDFPDDPTLVPRMMAFHDEMAKAGVLLDGAGLQPSSQGFRVQYDAAGQASVMDGPFAETKELIAGYTLIEVRSHDEALAWAQRFPAPFPGQPCCIEVRPLMGGIDLPPEDAERIIREQLATIKQGR